A single uncultured Methanolobus sp. DNA region contains:
- a CDS encoding DUF2953 domain-containing protein, whose product MLLALTVILLLIVCLVVLVLVAAIDIVFDVKGSGVSVEHTVFVHWLLFSRQVSPELEDSAGNEHSDDDFPKELKDAEKYVTEKVKSHFQESDSEKKEKGKKKRSLDMSYSEMILAFRQLRVPVTRFIKGLICAVKVPYARVNAVYGFPDPSYTGIACGYSHALMAYLGCKFENLKMNLEPDFVNSRIEFDMSGKLRIRLYRFIPVFLKFVLNMSVLRFSWGIFIKKYYRKSSVNL is encoded by the coding sequence ATGCTATTAGCTCTGACGGTGATACTGCTTCTTATTGTATGTTTAGTAGTCTTAGTTCTAGTTGCAGCTATTGATATTGTTTTTGATGTGAAAGGTTCCGGCGTTTCAGTTGAACATACTGTTTTTGTCCACTGGTTATTATTTTCCAGACAGGTGAGTCCTGAGCTGGAAGATAGTGCTGGTAATGAGCATTCAGATGATGATTTTCCTAAAGAACTCAAGGATGCAGAAAAATATGTTACAGAAAAAGTAAAGAGTCATTTTCAGGAATCTGATAGTGAGAAAAAAGAAAAAGGAAAAAAGAAAAGGTCACTAGATATGAGCTATTCCGAGATGATACTGGCTTTCAGGCAACTGAGAGTGCCTGTAACTCGATTTATCAAGGGACTTATCTGCGCTGTTAAAGTTCCTTATGCCAGGGTAAATGCGGTGTATGGATTTCCAGATCCCTCTTATACCGGTATTGCATGCGGATATTCTCATGCATTGATGGCTTATCTTGGATGCAAGTTTGAAAATCTGAAAATGAACCTTGAGCCGGATTTTGTGAACAGCAGAATCGAATTCGACATGTCGGGTAAGCTCCGTATAAGATTGTATCGTTTTATTCCTGTATTTCTGAAGTTTGTACTTAACATGAGTGTGCTGAGGTTTTCATGGGGTATTTTTATTAAAAAATATTACAGAAAATCAAGTGTTAATCTTTAA
- a CDS encoding spore germination protein GerW family protein, whose protein sequence is MALEDLMKEVSGELERLVSTKTVVGEAIIVGETTIIPVTKVSFGFGTGGGEGKKKGEEEGFGGGGGAGAKIEPVAFIVTSPEGTKLMTLSGQTDFGKILESVPGLIEKVRSMKKSKKDDSCEGDAPCEDAEESPNY, encoded by the coding sequence ATGGCATTAGAAGATCTAATGAAAGAAGTATCCGGCGAACTTGAAAGACTAGTGAGTACAAAGACCGTGGTAGGGGAAGCTATCATCGTAGGTGAGACCACCATCATTCCTGTCACAAAGGTTTCATTTGGATTTGGAACCGGCGGTGGCGAAGGTAAGAAAAAAGGCGAAGAAGAAGGTTTTGGCGGTGGCGGAGGAGCCGGTGCGAAGATAGAACCTGTTGCATTCATCGTGACCTCTCCTGAAGGCACAAAGCTCATGACTCTTTCAGGGCAGACCGATTTTGGAAAGATACTCGAATCTGTTCCGGGACTTATTGAGAAAGTCAGGTCAATGAAGAAGTCAAAGAAAGATGACAGTTGTGAAGGCGATGCCCCCTGCGAGGACGCAGAAGAATCTCCTAACTACTGA
- a CDS encoding ATP-dependent DNA helicase yields MSGKTGYMKYFPKETCYPNQQDAMDKIHASLINKEIILFEGACGTGKTLSALAPSLNVGKQLQKTVIIATNVHQQMVQFINEAREIRQTNDLKVAVVKGKATMCPNETDYEECRLKRENTFDLLETEREIALKKQEMKSAFENYKKSKDPALVALRDALSKELDVAEEKSKELRKRSCDQLYEVLRYDGEAFRQWLFDDVRTPEEVNDYASQKNMCGYELLKRELKHAELVICNFHHVLNSDIFMTLLNWLEKEPQDVIVIFDEAHNIESAARSHSSITITEHTLEKAIAEIEANLDIMPDGGIHNLLKILTSVMQDIYNNRFKFGERERVGRHWYDMRISDPYERNDMVSGKFLKQAQDAGFGDEAAIQKTLSEASAFGAMLDENYREQYKKGLTGVLKRSHIRYAADFLSSYLVLSNNLNYYPVLNVRRDLNDEIYGRIELFTCIPKNVTEPLFDSVFSAVLMSATLRPFDMVKSTLGIARPTCELSYGTSFPEEKRLTLSVSVPPLFAKTRDDPQTLQAVEEVIFDSIEQTEGNVIIFFQSSFEARRYYNKLEARVNVPVFLDEVGVSSQEIREDFFRMGESGGKAVLVSYLWGTLSEGIDYRDGRGRTVIIVGVGYPALNDRMNAVESAYDHTFGFGAGWEFAVQVPTIRKIRQAMGRVVRSPVDYGVRILLDGRFTSEAPKKFGKFSVFEMFPEDERDEFIDVEPEKVKYSLMNFFQDNSEN; encoded by the coding sequence ATGAGCGGCAAAACCGGATACATGAAATATTTCCCTAAGGAAACCTGCTACCCGAATCAGCAGGATGCAATGGATAAGATCCATGCTTCTCTCATTAATAAAGAGATAATTCTTTTTGAAGGAGCATGCGGTACAGGCAAGACACTCAGTGCACTTGCACCTTCTCTTAATGTGGGAAAACAACTTCAGAAGACCGTTATAATTGCAACGAACGTTCATCAGCAGATGGTGCAGTTCATCAATGAGGCCCGTGAGATAAGGCAGACGAACGACCTGAAGGTTGCAGTGGTTAAAGGTAAAGCCACGATGTGTCCAAATGAGACCGATTATGAGGAATGCAGACTTAAACGTGAGAACACATTCGACCTTCTGGAAACCGAAAGGGAAATAGCTCTCAAAAAGCAGGAAATGAAGTCTGCGTTTGAGAATTATAAAAAATCAAAGGATCCGGCTTTAGTAGCATTGCGTGATGCTCTTTCCAAGGAGCTTGATGTTGCAGAGGAAAAATCAAAGGAACTTCGCAAACGTTCATGTGATCAACTTTATGAAGTGCTGCGTTATGACGGAGAAGCTTTCAGACAGTGGCTTTTTGATGATGTCCGCACACCGGAAGAGGTCAACGATTATGCTTCCCAGAAAAACATGTGTGGTTACGAACTGCTGAAACGTGAGCTGAAACATGCAGAGCTTGTGATATGTAACTTCCATCATGTGCTCAATTCCGATATTTTCATGACCTTACTCAACTGGCTTGAAAAAGAGCCACAGGATGTCATTGTGATCTTTGACGAGGCACACAACATCGAATCTGCTGCAAGGTCGCATTCATCCATTACAATAACCGAGCACACACTGGAAAAGGCAATTGCAGAGATCGAGGCAAATCTCGATATTATGCCCGATGGAGGAATCCATAATCTGCTAAAGATTCTGACCAGCGTAATGCAGGATATCTATAACAACCGTTTCAAATTCGGAGAACGTGAACGTGTTGGGAGACACTGGTATGATATGCGTATCAGTGATCCTTATGAACGTAATGACATGGTAAGCGGTAAGTTTCTGAAACAGGCTCAGGATGCAGGTTTTGGTGACGAGGCCGCAATCCAGAAAACACTTTCTGAAGCAAGTGCTTTTGGGGCTATGCTTGATGAGAACTACCGTGAGCAGTATAAGAAAGGACTTACAGGTGTCCTGAAACGCTCCCACATAAGATATGCAGCAGACTTTCTTTCGTCGTATCTTGTGCTTTCAAATAACCTGAACTATTATCCGGTCTTAAATGTAAGACGAGATCTTAATGATGAGATATACGGACGTATTGAACTTTTTACCTGTATTCCTAAGAACGTAACCGAACCGTTATTTGATTCGGTCTTCTCAGCGGTTCTAATGTCAGCAACTTTACGTCCATTCGATATGGTAAAATCAACACTTGGAATTGCAAGACCTACATGTGAACTATCATACGGAACCTCGTTCCCTGAAGAAAAGAGACTGACACTTTCAGTTTCAGTTCCACCTCTGTTTGCAAAGACCAGAGACGACCCACAGACACTTCAGGCAGTTGAAGAGGTTATCTTTGATTCCATAGAACAAACGGAAGGCAATGTTATCATCTTCTTCCAGAGCTCTTTTGAAGCAAGAAGATACTACAATAAGCTGGAAGCACGTGTGAATGTTCCTGTTTTCCTTGATGAGGTGGGTGTATCTTCCCAGGAGATCAGGGAAGATTTCTTCAGAATGGGTGAATCCGGTGGAAAAGCAGTTCTGGTCTCGTATCTCTGGGGAACCCTGAGTGAGGGAATCGATTATCGTGATGGCAGGGGCAGGACTGTTATTATAGTAGGTGTTGGTTATCCCGCCCTGAATGACAGGATGAATGCAGTGGAATCTGCTTACGACCACACTTTTGGATTTGGTGCCGGATGGGAATTTGCAGTTCAGGTGCCAACTATCCGCAAGATACGTCAGGCTATGGGAAGAGTTGTACGCTCACCGGTAGATTATGGAGTAAGGATCCTTCTTGACGGAAGATTCACTTCTGAAGCACCGAAGAAGTTCGGAAAATTCTCTGTTTTTGAAATGTTCCCGGAGGATGAGAGGGATGAGTTCATTGATGTTGAACCTGAAAAAGTGAAATATTCCCTGATGAATTTCTTCCAGGATAATTCAGAGAATTAA
- a CDS encoding type IV pilin N-terminal domain-containing protein — MLLLTIVLAGITVSAVYSDDIGTSLSGSPLASIKVESVEGGVPNQIRFDQNYIRMVHKGGDPLPASSTKIVITGDGSGHTTNFIGGMNLYGTVLVSYDNLLFHGKETAYATRNPALSDGMWSVGEELILNGQDAHNPSSTVFLSVNGYANTSNNYGLKAGSIVTIKVFDSERQLLISECECEVISAE; from the coding sequence ATGCTACTTTTAACAATAGTATTGGCAGGTATTACTGTCTCGGCAGTTTATAGTGATGACATCGGCACATCTCTTTCAGGCTCACCACTCGCTTCTATAAAAGTGGAATCTGTGGAAGGTGGTGTGCCAAATCAAATAAGATTTGACCAGAACTATATACGTATGGTTCACAAAGGTGGCGACCCTTTACCTGCTTCTTCTACTAAAATAGTAATTACTGGAGATGGAAGTGGTCATACAACTAACTTTATTGGAGGCATGAATCTATATGGTACAGTTCTTGTCAGTTATGATAACTTACTTTTCCATGGTAAAGAAACTGCATATGCTACAAGGAATCCTGCGCTTTCCGATGGGATGTGGTCGGTCGGAGAAGAATTGATCCTTAATGGGCAGGATGCCCATAATCCTTCGTCAACTGTCTTCCTTTCTGTAAACGGGTATGCTAATACATCAAACAATTATGGTCTCAAAGCTGGCAGTATAGTAACTATCAAAGTATTTGATAGTGAAAGACAACTTTTGATATCTGAATGTGAGTGTGAGGTAATTTCCGCAGAATGA
- a CDS encoding 4Fe-4S binding protein: MVAIITVDECVGCGTCVDECPAEAITLNGDNIAIVDAGECLDCGACVDVCPTDAIAME; encoded by the coding sequence ATGGTAGCAATTATTACTGTCGATGAATGCGTAGGATGCGGAACATGTGTAGACGAGTGCCCAGCAGAGGCAATCACACTCAACGGTGACAACATTGCAATCGTAGATGCAGGCGAGTGCCTTGACTGCGGTGCATGTGTTGACGTCTGCCCAACAGACGCAATCGCAATGGAATAA
- the pyrH gene encoding UMP kinase: MLIVLSVGGSILAKELNPDSFKGYAEALKELAKEHEIVIVTGGGVAARDYINVARSTGANEVECDYIGIDITRLNAKLLISALGDAAYPEPPKDYKEAQDKLSSGKILVMGGVIPGQTTDAVAAILTEYLGAKLLVIATAVDGVYSADPRKDPNATKYETMTAKELVSTVMVTEMKAGSKSPVDPLAAKIIERCNIETIVMDGSNPQDVLKVIRDESGKTEKKAVYLGTRIIN, from the coding sequence ATGTTAATCGTATTATCAGTCGGTGGATCGATACTGGCTAAAGAACTCAACCCTGACAGTTTTAAGGGATATGCTGAAGCTCTTAAGGAGCTTGCAAAAGAGCATGAAATCGTGATAGTAACTGGTGGCGGTGTTGCTGCAAGGGATTATATCAACGTTGCACGAAGCACAGGTGCCAATGAAGTCGAATGTGACTACATTGGAATAGACATTACACGCCTCAATGCAAAGCTTCTGATCTCTGCACTTGGAGATGCCGCTTATCCTGAACCACCAAAGGATTACAAGGAAGCACAGGACAAACTCTCATCCGGCAAGATACTTGTTATGGGTGGAGTCATCCCCGGGCAGACTACTGATGCCGTGGCAGCGATCCTTACAGAATATCTGGGTGCAAAGCTCCTTGTAATTGCAACAGCAGTTGACGGAGTTTATTCTGCAGACCCACGCAAGGATCCAAATGCTACCAAGTACGAGACCATGACAGCTAAAGAGCTTGTAAGCACAGTTATGGTCACTGAGATGAAAGCCGGCTCAAAATCACCTGTTGACCCTCTGGCAGCAAAGATAATTGAACGCTGCAACATTGAGACAATTGTGATGGACGGCAGCAATCCGCAGGATGTGCTGAAAGTTATTCGTGATGAGAGCGGAAAGACCGAGAAAAAAGCTGTTTATTTAGGCACAAGGATCATTAACTGA
- a CDS encoding B12-binding domain-containing protein: MSQEKTITQLIDEAKKSILDFDEKGAENAANEALKLGYDINEIIEKGFLEGMKAIGDMFEEGNACLLHIFAAADTMDAGLAVFEDCEEYNKLSKNMAIELVKEGQRDEKIDVLETMFRINGYDVVEIPDNVPIVDFLEKDEAFVNIPESCKEEIMAKVAANPGVTTFQLCEM, from the coding sequence TTGTCTCAGGAAAAAACTATTACACAACTTATAGATGAAGCAAAAAAATCCATACTGGATTTTGATGAGAAAGGCGCAGAAAACGCAGCAAATGAAGCCCTTAAGTTGGGTTATGACATAAACGAGATTATAGAGAAGGGATTTTTAGAAGGCATGAAAGCAATTGGGGACATGTTCGAAGAGGGAAATGCATGTCTCCTCCACATTTTTGCAGCAGCCGACACCATGGATGCAGGTCTTGCTGTATTTGAGGACTGTGAGGAATATAATAAACTCAGTAAGAACATGGCTATAGAGCTTGTCAAAGAAGGACAAAGAGATGAAAAGATCGATGTCCTTGAAACGATGTTCAGGATAAACGGTTATGACGTTGTTGAAATTCCAGACAATGTCCCTATTGTGGATTTCCTTGAAAAGGATGAAGCATTTGTAAATATTCCTGAATCCTGCAAGGAAGAGATCATGGCAAAAGTTGCTGCCAATCCTGGTGTGACAACTTTCCAGCTATGTGAAATGTAA
- a CDS encoding isocitrate/isopropylmalate dehydrogenase family protein, translated as MTQYKIPVIPGDGIGPEIIAEGRKVIDAAGEKFGFDVDWVEFPHGADHYLETGELISEDSLKELSGYKGIYLGSIGDDRIAPGVLEKGILLAARFYFDQYINLRPIKLLEGVWCPIKDKTPADIDFTVVRENTEDFYIGIGGRAKSGASKDLLEVHRTLYNAKFGLDIETDSEEIGYQIGMISKEGTQRVISYAFDLAEKSKKHVSSVDKANVLSDIYGFWREEFNAVAAKHPGVKTDFNYVDAMTMWFVKNPEWFDVVVTPNMFGDIITDLGAMVQGGLGLAPGGNINPEGTSMFEPIHGSAPKYKGQNKVNPIATIWAGAMLIEQMGEKEAADAIVSAIETNIREAKVQTYDMGGSAGTSDVGSDIARIVLGK; from the coding sequence ATGACACAGTATAAAATACCTGTAATACCTGGAGACGGTATCGGACCTGAGATCATAGCAGAAGGACGTAAGGTCATCGATGCTGCAGGTGAAAAATTTGGTTTTGATGTTGACTGGGTTGAGTTCCCTCACGGAGCTGACCACTATCTTGAAACAGGGGAACTTATCTCTGAGGATTCCCTGAAAGAGCTTTCAGGTTACAAGGGAATCTACCTTGGTTCTATCGGTGATGACAGGATCGCACCGGGAGTACTTGAAAAAGGTATCCTTCTTGCTGCAAGGTTCTACTTCGACCAGTATATCAACCTTCGCCCGATCAAACTTCTGGAAGGCGTATGGTGCCCAATTAAGGACAAGACTCCTGCAGACATTGACTTTACCGTTGTAAGAGAAAACACCGAAGACTTCTATATCGGTATTGGCGGACGTGCAAAGTCAGGTGCAAGCAAGGATCTCCTTGAGGTTCACAGAACACTTTACAACGCAAAGTTCGGTCTTGACATCGAGACTGACAGCGAAGAGATCGGCTATCAGATCGGTATGATCTCAAAGGAAGGTACACAGAGAGTCATCAGCTACGCATTCGACCTTGCTGAGAAGAGCAAGAAGCATGTTTCATCAGTTGACAAGGCAAACGTCCTTTCAGACATATACGGATTCTGGAGAGAGGAGTTCAATGCAGTTGCTGCAAAGCACCCTGGTGTAAAGACAGACTTCAACTATGTTGATGCAATGACCATGTGGTTTGTCAAGAACCCTGAGTGGTTCGATGTCGTTGTAACACCAAACATGTTCGGTGACATTATCACTGACCTTGGTGCAATGGTACAGGGCGGTCTTGGACTTGCACCTGGAGGAAACATCAACCCTGAAGGTACAAGTATGTTCGAGCCGATCCACGGTTCAGCACCAAAATACAAGGGACAGAACAAGGTCAATCCTATCGCAACTATCTGGGCAGGCGCAATGCTCATTGAACAGATGGGTGAGAAGGAAGCTGCAGATGCTATCGTCTCTGCAATTGAAACTAACATCCGTGAAGCAAAGGTCCAGACCTATGATATGGGCGGTTCTGCTGGCACATCAGATGTTGGTTCTGATATCGCAAGAATTGTTCTTGGAAAGTAA
- a CDS encoding 3-isopropylmalate dehydratase small subunit, with protein sequence MSGRVWKFGDDVDTDAVIPGRYLIMNTPEELAAHAFEGVRPEFPKDVKEGDIIVAGNNFGCGSSREHAPIALKGTKISCVIAKSFARIFFRNSINIGVALLECPDTDRIDDKDELDVDFASGVIKNVTKGEQYQATPLPDFVRGIMDAGGLIEYTRQII encoded by the coding sequence ATGAGCGGAAGAGTCTGGAAATTTGGAGACGATGTTGATACAGATGCTGTAATTCCAGGAAGGTATTTGATCATGAATACCCCTGAAGAGCTTGCAGCACATGCTTTTGAAGGTGTAAGACCTGAATTCCCAAAAGATGTAAAAGAAGGTGACATCATCGTTGCCGGTAACAACTTTGGCTGTGGTTCTTCAAGAGAACACGCACCAATCGCACTGAAAGGAACAAAGATAAGCTGTGTAATTGCAAAGTCATTTGCACGTATCTTTTTCAGGAACTCCATTAACATCGGTGTTGCACTTCTTGAGTGTCCTGACACTGACAGGATAGATGACAAAGATGAGCTTGATGTTGATTTCGCATCCGGTGTAATTAAGAATGTTACAAAGGGCGAACAGTATCAGGCAACACCTCTGCCGGATTTCGTAAGAGGGATCATGGATGCTGGTGGGCTTATCGAATACACAAGACAGATAATCTGA
- a CDS encoding winged helix-turn-helix transcriptional regulator, whose protein sequence is MVSKKDELILSILQERARTPISEIAKEVSLSENGVRYRLEKLEDEGYIKNYTVLLNPKKFGKGTFAIFNLEMEPKKTKESIKKLMEIEEFIKIYQTTGQYSIKAFGLFNDDEELTNFINNRLLYEIPVQNYSVEIITKSIKDSIYHI, encoded by the coding sequence ATGGTCAGCAAAAAGGATGAACTCATTCTATCCATACTGCAAGAAAGAGCCAGAACACCGATATCAGAGATCGCAAAGGAAGTGAGCCTTAGCGAGAATGGTGTCAGGTACAGGCTCGAAAAACTGGAAGATGAAGGATACATCAAGAATTATACTGTTTTACTAAACCCAAAAAAGTTTGGAAAGGGAACGTTTGCCATCTTCAATCTGGAAATGGAACCCAAGAAAACAAAAGAAAGCATAAAAAAGCTTATGGAAATTGAAGAGTTCATAAAAATATACCAGACAACCGGACAATACTCCATCAAAGCTTTCGGTCTTTTCAACGATGATGAAGAACTAACCAATTTCATAAACAATCGTCTTCTCTACGAGATCCCTGTACAGAATTATAGCGTCGAGATAATTACAAAAAGTATCAAGGATAGCATATATCACATTTGA
- the ablB gene encoding putative beta-lysine N-acetyltransferase has protein sequence MRDQVLKINNSVIQHGPFNDRVYLMTLSPEDYGEVPAKIEKIAETNGYSKIFSKIPLSAKDYFQETGHVEEACVPGMYNGDENASFMAKFLSDERENEQAPDEVEAVIGTALSKLNKPKEITLSDDEECFVCAGEDAQEMAQIYDQVFPSYPFPINDPEYLLKTMQANIVYFGIRKAGKIVALASCEMDVGNSNVEMTDFATLPECRGRGYSYYLLKKMESKMCEMGMITAYTIARARSYGMNITFSRSSYSYAGTLVNNTNISGSIESMNVWYKRLDQM, from the coding sequence TTGCGTGATCAGGTTCTTAAGATCAATAATTCGGTCATCCAGCACGGTCCTTTCAATGACCGTGTGTATCTGATGACGCTTTCACCAGAGGATTATGGAGAGGTACCTGCAAAGATAGAGAAAATAGCAGAAACGAATGGGTATTCAAAGATATTCTCTAAGATTCCTTTGTCTGCAAAAGATTATTTTCAGGAAACAGGTCATGTTGAAGAAGCCTGCGTACCCGGTATGTATAATGGAGATGAAAATGCCAGCTTCATGGCAAAGTTCCTTTCAGATGAACGTGAGAATGAGCAAGCTCCGGATGAGGTTGAAGCAGTCATCGGTACTGCTCTTTCAAAACTCAATAAGCCAAAAGAAATTACACTTTCAGATGATGAAGAGTGTTTTGTTTGTGCCGGAGAAGATGCTCAGGAAATGGCACAAATATATGACCAGGTCTTTCCAAGTTATCCTTTCCCCATAAACGATCCTGAATATCTTCTCAAGACAATGCAGGCAAATATTGTCTATTTTGGAATAAGGAAAGCCGGGAAAATCGTTGCTCTTGCATCCTGTGAAATGGATGTTGGGAACAGTAATGTTGAGATGACGGATTTTGCAACATTGCCTGAATGCAGGGGCAGAGGTTATTCTTACTACCTGTTGAAAAAGATGGAGTCAAAAATGTGTGAGATGGGGATGATAACTGCTTATACGATTGCAAGGGCAAGATCGTATGGAATGAACATTACATTCTCGCGAAGTTCATATTCATACGCCGGGACTCTTGTTAATAACACAAACATTTCCGGTTCAATTGAAAGCATGAACGTCTGGTACAAGAGACTTGATCAAATGTGA
- the ablA gene encoding lysine 2,3-aminomutase: MQSYKRRQQNIVDRIDSEEPLAKWNDWKWQLRHSVNDIDTFETLLDIKFEAKEREALLKTLEKFPLSITPYYLSLIEVDDFRNDPIFMQSFPSPQELIVSCDEMADPLSEDHDSPVPGITHRYPDRVLFHISNVCSMYCRHCTRKRKVGDVDSIPEKDEVLRGIEYIANNPQVRDVLLSGGDPLMLSDEYLDWILSEIRAIPHVEVIRIGSRMPVVLPYRITDNLVNVLKKNHPVWLNTHFNHPREVTASSKQALAKLADAGIPLGNQTVLLAGVNDCYRILKRLFHKLVENRVRPYYLYQCDLSEGLTHFRTSVGKGIEIMENLIGHTSGFAIPSYVIDAPGGGGKIPVMPNYLISWSTNKVILRNYEGVITSYKEPDSYEAVYCDRKCDDCALQLKLDEAQEFRSVGIAKLLSDFDDALSLVPEDTERMERRNIA; encoded by the coding sequence ATGCAATCTTACAAACGCAGGCAGCAAAATATTGTAGATAGAATAGACTCTGAAGAACCTCTTGCAAAATGGAATGACTGGAAATGGCAGTTAAGGCATTCAGTTAATGACATTGATACATTTGAAACACTTCTTGACATCAAGTTTGAGGCTAAAGAAAGAGAAGCCCTACTAAAAACACTTGAAAAATTTCCATTATCAATAACTCCTTACTATCTTTCTCTCATAGAAGTGGATGATTTCAGAAATGACCCTATTTTCATGCAATCGTTTCCTTCTCCGCAGGAACTGATAGTTTCATGTGATGAGATGGCAGACCCGTTGAGCGAGGACCACGACAGTCCCGTTCCGGGAATAACACACAGGTATCCTGACAGGGTACTTTTCCATATCAGCAATGTATGTTCAATGTATTGCAGGCACTGCACAAGAAAACGAAAAGTAGGGGACGTAGATTCCATTCCCGAGAAAGATGAAGTTCTTCGGGGAATAGAGTACATAGCAAACAATCCACAGGTAAGGGATGTCCTTCTGTCAGGAGGAGATCCTCTGATGCTTTCAGATGAATATCTGGACTGGATCCTTTCAGAAATACGTGCAATTCCGCATGTTGAGGTAATAAGGATTGGCAGCAGAATGCCGGTTGTTTTACCTTATCGTATAACGGACAACCTCGTAAATGTACTCAAAAAGAATCATCCTGTATGGTTGAATACTCATTTCAATCATCCACGTGAAGTTACAGCTTCTTCAAAACAGGCACTCGCTAAACTTGCAGATGCAGGTATTCCGCTGGGTAACCAGACCGTGCTGCTTGCAGGTGTGAATGACTGCTACAGGATACTTAAGAGACTTTTCCATAAGCTTGTGGAAAACCGTGTCCGTCCTTATTATCTTTATCAATGTGACCTCTCCGAAGGTCTGACCCATTTCAGGACATCTGTGGGTAAAGGTATAGAGATCATGGAAAATCTCATAGGGCACACCAGTGGCTTTGCAATTCCATCATATGTAATTGATGCTCCCGGCGGCGGAGGAAAAATACCTGTTATGCCGAATTACCTGATATCCTGGTCGACCAACAAGGTCATTCTCAGGAATTACGAGGGAGTTATTACTTCCTACAAAGAACCGGATTCTTATGAAGCGGTTTATTGTGACAGGAAATGCGATGATTGTGCTTTGCAGCTAAAGCTTGATGAAGCCCAGGAATTCAGATCAGTGGGAATTGCAAAATTGCTTTCTGATTTTGATGATGCATTAAGCCTTGTGCCCGAAGACACTGAACGCATGGAGAGAAGGAACATTGCGTGA